One window from the genome of Candidatus Margulisiibacteriota bacterium encodes:
- a CDS encoding Lrp/AsnC ligand binding domain-containing protein, with amino-acid sequence MTSAYILIEAMPGKALELTNIIRELKGAKTVHLVTGPYDIIAFVESADLKMMGEMIVRKIQSTGLVARTLTCITVEE; translated from the coding sequence ATGACTAGCGCTTATATTTTGATCGAGGCAATGCCGGGGAAAGCTTTGGAATTAACCAATATTATCAGAGAATTGAAAGGGGCAAAAACTGTCCATCTGGTCACCGGTCCATACGATATTATTGCTTTCGTGGAGTCGGCCGACCTTAAAATGATGGGAGAAATGATCGTTCGGAAGATCCAATCAACCGGCCTGGTGGCCAGAACCCTGACCTGTATTACGGTCGAGGAGTAA